A single window of Psychromonas ingrahamii 37 DNA harbors:
- a CDS encoding EAL domain-containing protein, producing the protein MKLINCQFRTKNDLELFIDQNINDANISILIQVFSGDLNIAHVQQVLDTLKFKLPHATIIGCSTAGEIASGAMKKNTIQISFSLFEKTNLQLFYYPQTNFTTGEKASCDVISQNTKAVIAFNEAFKGDAELFFEGFSSKKQNAPISGGNAGDNLLYGKTFVIYDDKIYFEGIVLCALNSDSLHAHTNHSFSSASIGTEMIVTKAVDNVIYEIDYTPVDKIYRYYLGDNILQHFPMSVVEFPLVKIEGEMTVARSAARINEDGGFLYIGHFENGDKVKFAITNSVETFSKSDDLYTKIMSNPVEATYVYSCAGRKRFPTKCLNYELGLIEKVAPSSGFFSYGEFFYSKTKNHLLTLTTTTLSLSETDIIQSPDEIPKRINGHSILNPLIHLVNVSDTNLNQYKQLLDKSSIVSKADIQGVIIYVNDNFCKISGYSREELIGKNHSIVRHPDNSNSIFKNMWTTITAKKVWKGTLKNRAKDGSTYYVKTLIMPILDDQGHIVSYIAARTDVTELIKKDEIIKQQNEDKLTGLKNRSALIDKLKDIKREDATLILMNIDRFSDINDYYGYEKGDKTLEHFASVLKGKYVEFSRISSDVSSVSCDIFRISGDEFAILCEHSLDKKIKEMIAGLIMSLENEVYEILDDKITLLLSCGVANGAKNEIYNLAHIALKENKKDNNTVTFFNDNMNLYNKIAENIKVIASIKEGILNDKFVPFYQGIVNNKTKKITKYECLIRLKEENGKVLTPYFFLEHAKKAKLYYKLTMIMIRKSFEKFAGNNSDFSINFTLQDIQSETVVSMLMDYLERYQCGNRLIIEIVESEGIENFNELSDFIKQIKKYGCKVAIDDFGSGYSNFHYLSKLDVDYIKIDGSLIKNIDNDPSQLATVESILLFAKKMNIKTIAEFVETKNIYDILNDLGVDFSQGYYFSKPQEEIEK; encoded by the coding sequence ATGAAGTTAATAAACTGCCAGTTTAGAACAAAAAATGATTTAGAACTTTTTATAGATCAAAATATTAACGATGCTAATATTTCTATTTTAATTCAAGTTTTTAGTGGTGATTTGAATATTGCTCATGTTCAGCAAGTGTTAGATACTTTAAAGTTCAAACTTCCACATGCAACGATCATTGGTTGCTCAACGGCTGGCGAGATAGCTTCTGGCGCCATGAAAAAGAATACTATTCAAATTTCTTTCTCTCTTTTTGAAAAAACCAATCTTCAACTCTTTTATTACCCTCAAACAAATTTTACAACGGGTGAGAAAGCTTCATGTGATGTTATTTCCCAAAATACAAAAGCCGTTATTGCTTTTAATGAGGCCTTTAAAGGGGATGCTGAACTTTTTTTCGAAGGGTTTTCATCTAAAAAACAAAATGCCCCCATCTCCGGCGGAAACGCTGGCGATAATCTTTTATATGGGAAAACTTTTGTTATCTATGACGATAAAATTTATTTTGAGGGCATCGTCCTTTGTGCGTTGAATAGCGATAGCTTACATGCACACACAAATCATTCCTTCAGCAGTGCTTCTATCGGCACAGAAATGATTGTTACTAAGGCTGTGGATAATGTGATCTATGAAATAGATTACACGCCTGTCGATAAAATTTATAGATATTATCTGGGGGATAATATTCTACAACATTTTCCAATGAGTGTTGTTGAATTTCCATTGGTAAAAATAGAGGGAGAAATGACTGTTGCCAGATCAGCCGCTAGAATAAATGAAGACGGTGGATTTTTATATATAGGTCATTTTGAAAATGGCGATAAAGTGAAATTTGCAATAACAAACAGTGTAGAGACATTCTCAAAATCAGATGATTTATATACAAAAATAATGTCTAATCCCGTTGAAGCTACCTATGTTTATTCCTGTGCAGGCAGAAAAAGATTCCCAACAAAATGTCTGAATTATGAACTTGGGCTGATTGAAAAAGTCGCCCCTTCGAGTGGTTTTTTCAGCTATGGAGAGTTTTTTTATTCAAAAACAAAAAATCACCTTTTAACGCTCACTACAACGACGCTGAGTTTGTCTGAAACAGACATTATTCAAAGCCCAGATGAAATTCCAAAAAGGATAAACGGCCATTCTATATTAAACCCACTGATACACTTAGTTAATGTCTCAGATACGAACTTAAATCAGTATAAACAACTTTTAGATAAGAGTTCTATTGTCTCAAAAGCAGACATTCAAGGTGTTATCATTTATGTTAATGATAATTTTTGTAAAATTTCAGGCTACTCTCGAGAAGAATTGATTGGAAAAAACCACAGTATAGTAAGGCATCCGGATAACAGTAATAGCATATTTAAAAATATGTGGACGACTATCACTGCTAAAAAAGTCTGGAAAGGCACGCTAAAAAACCGTGCAAAAGACGGCTCCACCTACTATGTAAAGACCTTAATAATGCCTATTCTAGATGACCAGGGACATATTGTAAGTTATATAGCGGCAAGAACCGATGTGACAGAACTAATAAAAAAAGACGAAATTATTAAACAACAAAATGAAGATAAGCTAACCGGTTTAAAAAATAGAAGTGCACTGATAGACAAACTGAAAGACATTAAGAGAGAAGATGCGACGCTTATTCTTATGAATATAGATAGATTTTCTGATATTAATGATTATTACGGTTATGAGAAAGGTGATAAAACCTTGGAACATTTTGCCTCTGTTCTTAAAGGTAAATATGTTGAATTTTCCAGAATAAGCAGTGACGTCTCTAGCGTCAGTTGTGATATTTTTAGAATAAGTGGTGATGAGTTTGCAATACTTTGCGAGCACTCATTAGATAAAAAAATAAAAGAGATGATAGCAGGGTTGATTATGAGCCTGGAGAATGAAGTATATGAAATATTAGATGATAAAATCACCTTGCTTTTATCGTGTGGAGTGGCTAATGGTGCTAAAAATGAAATATATAATCTTGCCCATATTGCTTTAAAAGAAAATAAAAAAGATAATAATACAGTTACTTTTTTTAATGATAATATGAATTTATACAACAAAATAGCAGAAAATATAAAAGTGATAGCAAGCATAAAAGAGGGAATACTTAACGATAAATTTGTGCCCTTTTATCAAGGTATAGTTAATAATAAAACCAAAAAAATAACTAAATATGAGTGTCTGATACGCTTAAAAGAAGAAAATGGTAAGGTGCTGACGCCGTATTTTTTTCTGGAACATGCTAAAAAAGCGAAGCTTTATTATAAACTTACGATGATTATGATCAGGAAATCATTTGAAAAGTTTGCAGGCAATAACTCTGATTTTTCTATCAACTTTACACTTCAAGATATTCAATCCGAGACCGTTGTAAGCATGTTGATGGATTATCTTGAGCGGTATCAATGTGGAAACAGATTAATTATAGAAATAGTCGAGTCTGAAGGAATTGAAAATTTTAATGAACTGTCAGATTTCATAAAACAGATTAAAAAATACGGTTGTAAAGTGGCAATAGATGATTTCGGATCAGGCTATTCTAACTTTCATTATTTATCAAAATTAGATGTGGACTATATAAAAATAGATGGCTCTTTAATAAAAAATATAGATAATGACCCCTCTCAACTTGCAACCGTTGAGAGTATTTTACTTTTTGCTAAAAAGATGAATATAAAAACGATTGCTGAATTTGTTGAGACAAAAAACATTTATGATATTTTAAATGATTTAGGCGTTGATTTTTCCCAAGGATACTATTTTTCTAAACCACAGGAAGAAATAGAAAAATAA
- a CDS encoding EAL domain-containing protein yields MKLINYQFKTKNDLELFIDENIKKTHLSILIQVFSGDLNIDNILQVLDILKSKLPHAAIIGCSTAGEIVSGAMKNNTLQISFSLFEKTNLQLFYYPQTNFEDGEKASSEIVSQNTKAVIAFSEAFKGDSELFLEGFSSKKQHIPISGGNAGDNLLYKKTFIIYDNKIYFEGIVLCALNSDSLCVHSNYSFSSVSIGTEMIVTKAVDNVIYEIDHTPVKKIYQYYLGEHILENFPVSVLEFPLVKIEEEMSVARIAMSMTEEGGFIYLGHFKNGDKVKFAITNNAEISSKSYDLYKNIICNPVEATYIYSCSARKQFPKKCLNYELRLIEKIAPSVGFFSYGEFFHSKIKNQLLTVTTTTLSLSEADIIQSTDEVLESMRSTNMLSSLVHLVNVSDENLNQYKELLDKSSIVSKADTRGDIIYVNDEFCTISGYSREELLGNNHSIVRHPDNSNAIFKNMWTTITAKKVWKGTLKNRAKDGSTYYVKTLIMPILDDSGQIISYIAARTDVTELIEKDKIIRQQYKDKLTGLQNRNALIDKLKKIKNEDATLILINIDRFSDINDYYGYEKGDKTLGLFASVLKNKYSEFFKINGEIVKIRGEIFRISGDEFAILCEHSLDKETKEMIAGLIIDLENEVYEILDDNITLLLSCGVASGAKNEIYNLAHIALKENKKDNNIVTFFNDNMNLYRKIADNIKIIASIKEGILNDKFVPFYQGIVNNKTKKITKYECLIRLKEENGKVLAPYFFLEHAKKAKLYYKLTMIMIRKSFEKFAGNNYDFSINFTLQDIQSVTVVSMLMDYLEQYQCGNRLIIEIVESEGIENFNELSDFIKQIKKYGCKVAIDDFGSGYSNFHYLSKLDVDYIKIDGSLIKNIDNDPSQLATVESILLFAKKMNIKTIAEFVETENIYDILNDLGVDFSQGYYFSKPQESI; encoded by the coding sequence ATGAAGTTAATAAACTACCAGTTTAAAACAAAAAATGATTTAGAACTTTTTATAGATGAAAATATCAAAAAGACTCATCTTTCTATTTTAATTCAAGTTTTTAGCGGTGATTTAAATATTGACAATATCCTGCAAGTTTTAGATATTTTAAAGTCCAAACTCCCACATGCAGCCATCATTGGTTGCTCAACGGCTGGCGAGATTGTTTCTGGCGCCATGAAAAATAATACTCTTCAAATTTCTTTCTCTCTTTTTGAAAAAACCAATCTCCAACTTTTTTATTACCCTCAAACAAACTTTGAAGATGGAGAGAAAGCTTCAAGTGAAATAGTGTCTCAAAATACAAAAGCTGTTATCGCTTTTAGTGAAGCATTTAAAGGTGATTCTGAACTTTTTTTAGAAGGGTTCTCATCTAAAAAACAACATATCCCTATCTCTGGCGGAAATGCCGGTGATAATCTTTTATATAAAAAAACCTTTATTATCTATGACAATAAGATTTATTTTGAGGGCATCGTCCTGTGTGCACTGAATAGCGACAGCTTATGTGTACACTCAAATTATTCCTTCAGCAGTGTGTCTATTGGTACAGAAATGATTGTCACTAAGGCTGTGGATAATGTGATCTATGAGATAGATCACACGCCGGTCAAGAAAATTTACCAATACTATTTGGGAGAGCATATTCTAGAAAATTTTCCAGTCAGTGTTCTCGAATTTCCATTGGTAAAAATAGAGGAGGAAATGAGTGTTGCCAGAATAGCCATGAGCATGACGGAAGAGGGTGGATTTATCTATCTAGGTCATTTTAAAAATGGCGATAAGGTGAAATTTGCCATAACAAACAATGCAGAAATATCTTCAAAATCATATGATTTATATAAGAATATTATTTGTAATCCAGTTGAAGCTACTTATATTTATTCATGTTCTGCTAGGAAACAATTCCCCAAAAAATGTTTGAATTATGAACTTCGATTGATTGAAAAAATAGCCCCTTCAGTTGGCTTTTTCAGCTATGGAGAGTTTTTTCATTCAAAAATAAAAAATCAACTTTTAACTGTCACTACAACGACCCTGAGTTTGTCTGAAGCAGATATTATACAAAGCACAGATGAGGTGCTAGAAAGCATGCGCAGCACTAATATGCTGAGTTCATTGGTACACTTAGTTAATGTCTCAGATGAGAACTTAAATCAATATAAAGAGCTTTTAGATAAGAGTTCTATTGTGTCAAAAGCCGATACTCGAGGGGACATCATTTATGTTAATGATGAGTTTTGTACTATTTCGGGCTACTCTCGAGAAGAATTGCTTGGCAATAATCACAGTATCGTTAGGCATCCGGATAACAGTAATGCCATATTTAAAAACATGTGGACGACTATTACGGCTAAAAAAGTCTGGAAAGGCACGCTAAAAAATCGTGCAAAAGATGGCTCCACCTACTATGTAAAGACCTTAATTATGCCTATTCTAGATGACTCGGGACAGATTATAAGTTATATAGCGGCAAGAACGGACGTAACAGAACTAATAGAAAAAGACAAAATTATTAGACAACAGTATAAAGATAAGTTGACCGGGTTACAAAATAGAAATGCACTGATAGATAAACTAAAAAAAATCAAGAATGAAGATGCGACGCTTATTCTTATTAATATAGATAGATTTTCTGATATTAATGATTATTACGGCTATGAAAAAGGTGATAAAACCTTGGGACTCTTTGCATCTGTTCTTAAAAATAAATATTCTGAATTCTTTAAAATAAACGGAGAAATCGTTAAAATAAGGGGCGAAATATTTAGAATAAGCGGTGATGAGTTTGCAATACTTTGCGAACATTCATTAGATAAAGAAACAAAAGAGATGATAGCAGGCTTGATTATTGATCTGGAGAATGAAGTCTATGAAATACTGGACGATAATATTACCTTGCTTTTATCTTGCGGAGTGGCCAGTGGCGCGAAAAATGAAATATATAATCTTGCCCATATTGCCTTAAAAGAAAATAAAAAAGATAATAATATAGTTACTTTTTTTAATGATAATATGAACTTATATAGAAAAATTGCAGATAATATAAAAATAATAGCAAGCATAAAAGAGGGAATACTTAACGATAAATTTGTGCCCTTTTATCAAGGCATAGTTAATAATAAAACCAAAAAAATAACTAAATATGAGTGTCTGATACGCTTAAAAGAAGAAAATGGCAAGGTTCTGGCGCCGTACTTTTTTCTGGAACATGCTAAAAAAGCGAAGCTTTATTATAAGCTTACGATGATTATGATCAGGAAATCATTTGAAAAGTTTGCAGGCAATAACTATGATTTTTCTATCAACTTTACACTTCAAGATATTCAATCCGTGACCGTTGTAAGCATGCTGATGGATTATCTTGAGCAATATCAATGCGGAAACAGATTAATTATAGAAATAGTCGAGTCTGAAGGAATTGAAAATTTTAATGAACTGTCAGATTTTATAAAACAGATTAAAAAATACGGTTGTAAAGTGGCAATAGATGATTTTGGATCAGGCTATTCTAACTTTCATTATTTATCAAAATTAGATGTGGACTATATAAAAATAGATGGCTCTTTAATAAAAAATATAGATAATGACCCCTCTCAACTTGCAACCGTTGAGAGTATTTTACTTTTTGCTAAAAAGATGAATATAAAAACGATTGCCGAATTTGTAGAGACAGAAAATATTTATGATATTTTAAATGATTTAGGCGTTGATTTTTCCCAAGGGTACTATTTTTCTAAACCACAAGAAAGCATCTAG
- a CDS encoding diguanylate cyclase has translation MVQNKKSAVRKVDDSSQIYRMPDGLLPDPIADFIKLSAAEGDLLFWQWEPNLGRVDFYTPEKAAEKQNLRRLGENISNLIASRVDSFTLRSEKYEIKICDPQGNATWKKISLRFFLGADGEIERVVGTAQDITDLIAMQLGLENQLDFINTLLDSLSSPVFFKDAELVYRHCNKAFEEYLGKPKKDILAKTVFDLCPPHLAEIYHRADRDLLEQRLPQVYQTKVHSADGMEHNVIFNKSMVFNKKGEITGMIGIINDIDDRVQMENRLQRIMDIKDAIMEINRAITDANTSEQFYAIVLDCILSAMQSAETCGFLMLDSVGNLKMVAASGLYNAWKKPVQVELEKSMAWNAMAENKKSCFYIDDIHKFSRQKSIESHALLQQLKIRSLLGAPILNEGKLIGFITVGSRNIDAYDETDLFIMEYVRSQIIQVLNRQFLYDKNVTLARYDSLTGLLNRRYFEELFERHQNRAKRYDEKFHLVVIDLDNFKEINDQCGHLCGDAVLVDFAKKLTALFRESDIICRFGGDEFLLVLIDINISKLVQKIELIKTKLQTIPFIYNENSLPYSFSYGIAEWPADGANLDLLTCRADNEMYKNKRASKKQPNKMHHASQKTESAAFI, from the coding sequence ATGGTACAAAATAAAAAATCAGCAGTAAGGAAGGTTGATGACTCAAGTCAAATCTATCGGATGCCAGATGGATTACTACCAGATCCTATCGCTGATTTCATCAAGTTGTCTGCTGCCGAAGGTGATCTCCTGTTCTGGCAATGGGAACCAAATTTAGGGCGCGTCGACTTCTATACGCCAGAAAAAGCGGCGGAAAAACAAAATTTACGGCGTCTTGGCGAAAATATATCAAACTTGATCGCTTCTAGGGTTGATAGTTTTACACTTCGCAGTGAAAAATATGAGATTAAAATTTGTGACCCTCAGGGCAATGCGACATGGAAAAAGATTTCCCTGCGATTTTTCTTGGGAGCGGATGGGGAAATTGAACGGGTGGTTGGTACTGCGCAGGACATCACAGATTTGATAGCAATGCAATTGGGGCTTGAAAACCAACTCGATTTTATTAATACCCTTCTGGATAGCTTGAGCAGTCCGGTATTTTTCAAGGATGCTGAACTGGTGTATCGCCATTGCAACAAAGCCTTTGAAGAATATTTGGGCAAGCCAAAGAAGGATATCCTTGCAAAGACGGTATTTGATTTGTGTCCCCCGCATTTGGCGGAAATTTATCACCGAGCAGATCGGGATCTTCTTGAGCAGCGCTTACCACAAGTGTATCAAACAAAAGTACATTCAGCCGATGGGATGGAGCACAATGTGATTTTCAACAAATCGATGGTGTTCAACAAAAAGGGCGAGATAACTGGAATGATTGGTATCATCAATGACATTGATGATCGCGTCCAGATGGAAAATAGACTGCAAAGGATAATGGACATTAAAGACGCGATCATGGAGATAAACCGTGCAATCACTGATGCGAACACATCGGAACAGTTTTATGCGATTGTCCTTGACTGTATTCTTTCGGCCATGCAATCGGCTGAAACCTGCGGTTTCCTGATGCTTGATTCTGTAGGCAACTTAAAAATGGTGGCTGCCAGTGGATTATACAACGCATGGAAAAAACCAGTGCAGGTGGAATTGGAAAAATCCATGGCCTGGAATGCGATGGCAGAAAATAAAAAAAGCTGTTTTTATATCGATGATATCCACAAATTTTCCAGGCAAAAAAGCATTGAATCGCATGCTTTATTGCAGCAACTGAAAATACGTTCCCTGCTCGGTGCTCCTATTCTTAACGAAGGAAAATTGATCGGATTCATTACTGTCGGCAGCCGCAATATTGACGCCTATGACGAAACTGACCTGTTTATTATGGAGTATGTGCGCAGTCAAATAATCCAGGTTCTTAATCGACAATTTTTATATGATAAGAATGTTACTCTGGCGCGATATGATAGTTTGACGGGGTTGCTCAACCGCAGATATTTTGAAGAATTATTTGAAAGACATCAGAATCGCGCAAAGCGTTATGATGAAAAATTTCATTTGGTCGTAATAGACCTTGATAATTTTAAAGAGATTAATGACCAATGTGGCCATCTTTGTGGGGATGCGGTACTTGTAGATTTCGCCAAAAAATTGACCGCCTTATTTCGTGAATCTGATATTATTTGCCGCTTTGGCGGTGATGAATTCCTCCTTGTATTAATAGATATAAATATCAGCAAACTGGTGCAGAAGATTGAATTAATAAAAACAAAACTTCAAACTATCCCCTTTATTTACAATGAAAACAGTCTGCCTTATAGTTTCAGTTATGGAATAGCGGAATGGCCTGCGGACGGTGCCAATCTGGATCTCCTGACTTGCCGTGCGGATAATGAGATGTACAAGAACAAGCGCGCGTCAAAAAAACAGCCGAATAAGATGCACCACGCCAGTCAAAAAACAGAATCTGCGGCATTTATTTGA
- a CDS encoding EAL domain-containing protein, producing the protein MKLINYQFRTKDDLELFIDENIKEPDFSILIQIFSGDLNIEHVQQVLDSLTSKLPHAAIIGCSTAGEIVSGAVKENTIQISFSIFKKTALQLFYYPKTNFKAGEKASDEVVSQNTKAVIAFSEPFKGNSELFLEGFSSKKPNIPIAGGNGGDNYLFEKTFIIRGDKIYFEGIVLCSLNSDSLYAHTNYSLSNVSIGTEMIITKAVDNVIYEIDHTPVKNIYQYYLGETISNNFPASAMEFPLQKIEEEMSVAMTSVGMTEEGGFIYVGHFKNGDKVKFSITNTGKIFSKAYELYNSMICHPVEATYVYSGATRKTFPKKCLDYELGLIEKVAPSSGFFCYGEFFHSKIKSQLLTAAATTLSLSETGIMQSLNEIPKTINNSTKLNSLIHLVNVSDKNLNQYKQLLDKSSIVSKTDIRGVIIYVNDKFCEVSGYAREELIGKKHSIVRDPDSSRAIFKNMWKTIAAKKVWKGTLKNRAKDRSTYYVKTFIMPILDDDGQIISYIASRTDVTELIEKDKIIKQQYKDRLTGLQNRNALIDKIKKIKSEHATLILINIDRFSDINDYYGYEKGDKTLEHFASVLKSKCFEVFRISGDEFALLCEYPLDQKKKNTIAEFITGLENEVYNILADKITLLLSCGVAHGAKNEIYNLAHVALKENKKDNNIVTFFNDNIYLHNKIAENIKVIAGIKEGILNDKFVPFYQGIVDNKTLKITKYECLIRLKEDNGKVLAPYLFLEHAKKAKLYYKLTMIMIRKSFEKFADNNYDFSINFTLQDIQSVKVVSMLMDYLELYQCGSRLIIEIVESEGIENFDEVLVFIKKIKKQGCKVAIDDFGSGYSNFNYLSKLDVDYIKIDGSLIQNIDNDPAQLATVESILHFAKKVNIKTIAEFVETENIYDILNDLGVDYSQGYYFSKPQKGLEENKTPLPKKMLV; encoded by the coding sequence ATGAAGTTAATAAACTACCAATTTAGAACTAAAGATGATTTAGAACTTTTTATAGATGAAAATATTAAAGAGCCTGATTTCTCTATTTTAATTCAAATTTTTAGTGGTGATTTGAATATTGAACATGTCCAGCAAGTTTTAGATAGTTTAACGTCCAAACTCCCACATGCAGCGATCATTGGTTGTTCAACGGCTGGCGAGATTGTTTCTGGTGCTGTGAAAGAAAACACTATCCAAATTTCTTTCTCAATTTTTAAAAAAACAGCTCTCCAACTCTTTTATTACCCTAAAACAAACTTTAAAGCCGGTGAGAAAGCTTCAGATGAAGTGGTTTCTCAAAATACAAAAGCTGTTATCGCTTTTAGTGAGCCATTCAAAGGTAATTCTGAACTTTTTTTAGAAGGGTTTTCATCTAAAAAACCAAACATTCCCATAGCTGGCGGAAACGGAGGCGATAATTATTTATTTGAGAAAACCTTTATTATCCGTGGTGATAAAATTTATTTTGAAGGCATCGTCCTGTGTTCGCTGAACAGTGATAGCTTATATGCTCATACAAATTATTCTTTAAGCAATGTTTCTATTGGTACAGAAATGATTATCACCAAGGCCGTGGATAATGTGATCTATGAGATAGATCACACACCTGTGAAAAACATTTACCAATACTATCTGGGAGAGACTATTTCAAACAATTTCCCAGCCAGTGCCATGGAATTTCCATTGCAAAAAATAGAAGAGGAAATGAGTGTTGCCATGACATCTGTTGGCATGACGGAAGAGGGGGGATTTATCTATGTAGGTCATTTTAAAAATGGCGATAAAGTCAAATTTTCTATAACAAACACCGGAAAAATATTCTCAAAAGCATATGAATTATATAACAGTATGATTTGTCATCCAGTTGAAGCTACTTATGTTTATTCTGGTGCGACAAGAAAAACATTTCCAAAAAAATGTTTGGATTATGAACTTGGATTGATTGAAAAAGTGGCCCCTTCGAGTGGTTTTTTTTGCTATGGAGAGTTTTTTCATTCAAAAATAAAAAGTCAACTTTTAACAGCCGCTGCAACGACGCTGAGTTTGTCTGAAACAGGCATTATGCAAAGCCTCAATGAGATTCCAAAAACAATAAATAACAGCACTAAGCTAAACTCATTGATACACTTAGTTAATGTCTCAGATAAGAACTTAAATCAATATAAACAACTTTTAGATAAGAGTTCTATTGTGTCAAAAACAGACATTCGAGGGGTTATAATTTACGTTAATGATAAATTTTGTGAAGTTTCAGGCTACGCTAGAGAAGAATTGATTGGAAAGAAACACAGTATAGTGAGGGACCCCGATAGTAGTCGGGCTATATTTAAAAATATGTGGAAGACTATTGCCGCTAAAAAAGTCTGGAAAGGCACGCTAAAAAACCGTGCAAAAGACCGCTCCACTTACTATGTAAAGACCTTTATTATGCCTATTCTAGATGACGATGGACAGATTATAAGTTATATAGCGTCAAGAACCGACGTAACAGAACTAATAGAAAAAGACAAAATTATTAAACAACAATATAAAGACAGGTTAACCGGATTACAAAATAGAAATGCACTGATAGATAAAATAAAAAAAATAAAGAGTGAACATGCGACGCTTATTCTCATTAATATAGATAGATTTTCTGATATTAATGATTATTATGGCTATGAAAAAGGTGATAAAACCTTGGAACATTTCGCCTCTGTTCTTAAAAGTAAATGCTTTGAGGTCTTTAGAATAAGTGGTGATGAGTTTGCTCTACTTTGCGAATATCCATTAGATCAAAAGAAAAAAAATACGATAGCAGAGTTTATTACTGGGCTTGAGAATGAAGTGTATAATATATTGGCCGATAAAATCACCTTACTTTTATCTTGCGGAGTGGCTCATGGCGCGAAAAATGAAATATATAATCTTGCCCATGTTGCTTTAAAAGAAAATAAAAAAGATAACAATATAGTTACTTTTTTCAATGATAATATATATTTACACAATAAAATAGCCGAAAATATAAAAGTGATAGCAGGGATAAAAGAGGGAATACTCAATGATAAATTTGTACCTTTTTATCAAGGCATCGTCGATAATAAAACGCTAAAAATAACTAAATATGAGTGTCTTATTCGCTTAAAAGAAGACAATGGTAAGGTCTTAGCGCCGTATCTTTTTTTGGAACATGCTAAAAAAGCGAAGCTTTATTATAAGCTTACGATGATTATGATCAGAAAATCATTTGAAAAATTTGCAGATAATAATTATGATTTTTCTATCAATTTCACACTTCAAGATATTCAGTCAGTGAAAGTTGTAAGCATGTTGATGGATTATCTTGAACTATATCAATGCGGTAGTCGATTAATTATAGAAATAGTAGAGTCTGAAGGAATAGAAAATTTTGATGAAGTGTTGGTTTTTATAAAAAAAATTAAAAAACAGGGTTGTAAAGTGGCAATAGATGATTTTGGTTCAGGCTATTCTAACTTTAATTATTTATCAAAATTAGATGTGGACTATATAAAGATAGATGGCTCTTTAATCCAAAATATAGACAATGACCCCGCGCAACTTGCAACCGTTGAAAGTATTTTACACTTTGCTAAAAAGGTGAATATAAAAACGATTGCCGAATTTGTGGAGACAGAAAATATTTATGATATTTTAAATGATTTAGGCGTTGACTATTCTCAAGGGTATTATTTTTCTAAACCACAAAAAGGATTGGAGGAGAATAAAACTCCTTTGCCAAAAAAAATGTTGGTTTGA